A single Fusobacterium perfoetens ATCC 29250 DNA region contains:
- the gyrB gene encoding DNA topoisomerase (ATP-hydrolyzing) subunit B, with protein sequence MSNYQAENITVLEGLEAVRKRPGMYIGTTSERGLHHLVWEIVDNSIDEALAGYCNKIIVNVLPNNIIEVIDNGRGIPTGTHPKYGKSALEIVLTVLHAGGKFENDNYKVSGGLHGVGVSVVNALSEWLEVEVKRDGKIWFQRYDRGKPEEDVKIIGEASETGTKVTFKADGEIFETLVYSYETLETRLKELAYLNKGLRIELNDMRKEPVKSAELEFQGGIIDYIKDVEKDSIKLIKEPIYMSGESDGVIFEAVMLYNTNQRETIYSFVNNIHTHEGGTHVSGYKVALTRVINDLGKAMGYLKDKDGKLQGSDIREGLTAIVSVKIPQPQFEGQTKTKLGNSEVTGVVSSIVGNQLKMYLEDNPSDMKVIIDKVLSSKKAREAAQKARELVLRKSALEVGSLPGKLADCSSKNPEECEIYIVEGDSAGGSAKQGRDRRFQAILPLRGKILNVEKAGLHKALENSEIRSMITAFGTGIGDNFDISKLRYGKIVIMTDADVDGAHIRTLLLTFFYRYLVDLLHDGHIYIAQPPLYKISSGKSIQYAYTDKQLKEIQIKMDGENKKYTLQRYKGLGEMNPEQLWETTMDPDVRTFYQVKVDDAREADLIFDKLMGDKVEPRREFIEAHAEFVKNLDI encoded by the coding sequence ATGAGTAATTATCAAGCAGAAAATATTACAGTCCTAGAAGGGTTAGAAGCAGTTAGAAAAAGACCAGGAATGTATATAGGAACAACATCAGAAAGAGGACTACATCATCTGGTTTGGGAAATTGTAGATAACTCAATAGATGAAGCTTTGGCAGGATATTGTAATAAAATTATAGTAAATGTTCTTCCAAATAATATAATCGAAGTTATAGATAATGGAAGAGGAATTCCTACAGGGACACATCCTAAGTATGGAAAGTCAGCTTTAGAAATAGTTCTTACAGTACTTCATGCTGGAGGAAAGTTTGAGAATGATAACTATAAAGTATCAGGAGGACTTCATGGAGTTGGAGTTTCAGTAGTTAATGCTTTATCAGAATGGCTTGAAGTAGAAGTAAAAAGAGATGGAAAAATTTGGTTTCAAAGATACGATAGAGGAAAACCAGAAGAAGATGTAAAAATAATTGGAGAAGCTAGTGAAACAGGAACTAAAGTTACTTTTAAAGCAGATGGAGAGATATTTGAAACTTTAGTTTATAGTTATGAAACTTTAGAAACAAGATTAAAAGAGTTAGCATATTTAAATAAAGGTCTTAGAATAGAATTAAACGATATGAGAAAAGAACCTGTAAAAAGTGCTGAATTAGAGTTTCAAGGTGGAATTATTGACTATATAAAAGATGTAGAAAAAGATTCTATAAAACTTATAAAAGAACCTATATATATGTCTGGAGAATCTGATGGAGTTATATTTGAAGCTGTAATGCTTTATAATACAAATCAAAGAGAAACTATCTATTCCTTTGTAAATAATATTCATACTCATGAGGGGGGAACTCATGTAAGTGGATATAAAGTAGCTCTTACAAGAGTTATTAATGATTTAGGAAAAGCAATGGGTTACTTGAAAGATAAAGATGGAAAATTACAAGGTAGCGATATTAGAGAGGGATTAACTGCTATAGTTTCTGTAAAAATTCCTCAACCACAATTTGAAGGACAAACAAAAACTAAATTAGGTAACTCAGAAGTTACAGGAGTAGTATCTTCAATAGTAGGAAATCAATTAAAAATGTATTTAGAAGATAATCCTTCAGATATGAAAGTGATAATTGATAAAGTTTTAAGTTCTAAAAAAGCTAGAGAAGCTGCCCAAAAAGCTAGAGAACTTGTATTAAGAAAATCAGCTTTAGAAGTTGGTTCATTACCAGGAAAATTAGCAGATTGTTCTTCAAAAAATCCTGAAGAATGTGAAATATATATAGTAGAGGGAGATTCAGCTGGAGGTTCAGCAAAACAAGGAAGAGATAGAAGATTCCAAGCTATATTACCTCTTAGAGGAAAAATATTAAATGTTGAAAAAGCAGGACTACATAAGGCTTTAGAAAATAGTGAAATTAGGTCTATGATTACAGCTTTTGGAACAGGAATTGGAGATAATTTTGATATTAGTAAGCTAAGATATGGAAAAATAGTAATAATGACAGACGCTGATGTTGATGGAGCTCATATTAGAACTTTACTTTTAACATTCTTCTATAGATATTTAGTAGATTTATTACATGATGGGCATATTTATATAGCACAACCACCATTATATAAAATTTCATCAGGTAAATCAATTCAATATGCTTATACAGATAAACAATTAAAAGAAATCCAAATAAAAATGGATGGAGAAAATAAAAAATATACATTACAAAGATATAAAGGTCTTGGAGAAATGAACCCAGAACAATTATGGGAAACAACAATGGACCCAGATGTTAGAACTTTCTATCAAGTTAAAGTAGATGATGCTAGAGAAGCTGACTTAATCTTTGACAAACTAATGGGAGATAAAGTAGAACCAAGAAGAGAATTTATAGAAGCTCATGCAGAGTTTGTTAAGAATTTAGATATTTAA
- a CDS encoding DUF721 domain-containing protein codes for MRIVDMEDMIEEAMKKSKTLRIAMLVGSWEEIVGKFYKVSEIIGVKENTLYVKVESSSYLHYMNGKKIEYIEKINKFLGNDYIKNIIFKIGKIDIEYKFQLEKMKKEFQEKREEKIVIPEKFEVENKSIEDSIKYLKRLSKNREKILLEKGYKRCIVCGSVFLGNTKICDKCRGIPIQTVINKN; via the coding sequence ATGAGAATTGTTGATATGGAAGATATGATAGAAGAAGCTATGAAAAAGAGTAAAACTCTTAGAATAGCTATGCTTGTTGGAAGTTGGGAAGAAATTGTTGGAAAGTTTTATAAGGTATCAGAAATAATTGGTGTTAAAGAAAATACTTTATATGTAAAGGTAGAAAGTTCTTCATATTTACATTATATGAATGGAAAAAAAATAGAATATATAGAAAAGATTAATAAATTTTTAGGAAATGATTATATAAAAAATATTATTTTTAAAATTGGAAAAATAGATATAGAATATAAATTTCAATTAGAAAAAATGAAAAAAGAGTTTCAAGAGAAAAGAGAAGAGAAGATAGTAATACCAGAAAAATTTGAGGTTGAAAATAAATCAATAGAAGATAGTATAAAGTATTTAAAAAGACTATCAAAAAATAGAGAAAAAATACTTCTAGAGAAAGGATATAAAAGATGTATTGTATGTGGAAGTGTTTTTTTAGGAAATACAAAAATTTGTGATAAATGTAGAGGAATTCCTATACAGACAGTAATTAATAAAAATTAA
- the recF gene encoding DNA replication/repair protein RecF (All proteins in this family for which functions are known are DNA-binding proteins that assist the filamentation of RecA onto DNA for the initiation of recombination or recombinational repair.) — MKILEINYINFRNLIDRNVKFSPKINLFLGKNGQGKTSLIEAIYFSATGKSFRTSKNVDMIKHGKNKVGCYIEYEDRISKKNLSIKIDSLKKEYSSNRKKIPYDEFYGKVNVISFIPEDIELIVGTPAVRRKFFDGEISQGSEEYFKNLKEYNKLLKIRNKYLKEGNYKNEMFSIYQEEFIKYGARLIKKRLEYIKNISIILNLNYRKLFDNKKELSLKYSSFLGDIKKIDLKYIEDLFREKIKEEFFKEIRYGYSNVGPQKDDFLFLLDEREAKSFSSQGEKKSIIFSLKLSEIDMILKEKKENPIFLIDDVSSYFDSIRKENILEYLKKRDIQVIITSTDKMDIEAQIFYVKAGEIYENC, encoded by the coding sequence TTGAAAATTCTAGAAATAAATTATATAAATTTTAGAAATTTAATAGATAGAAATGTAAAATTTTCTCCTAAAATAAATTTATTTCTAGGAAAAAATGGTCAAGGAAAAACTTCTTTAATTGAAGCTATATATTTTAGTGCCACAGGAAAAAGTTTTAGAACATCTAAAAATGTAGATATGATAAAACATGGAAAAAATAAAGTCGGTTGCTATATAGAGTATGAAGATAGAATTAGTAAAAAAAATCTTAGTATAAAAATAGATAGTTTAAAAAAAGAATATTCTTCAAATAGAAAAAAAATTCCTTATGATGAATTTTATGGGAAAGTAAATGTCATTTCATTTATTCCAGAAGATATAGAGCTTATAGTTGGTACTCCTGCAGTTAGAAGAAAATTTTTTGATGGAGAAATTTCACAAGGAAGTGAAGAATATTTTAAAAATCTTAAAGAATACAATAAGCTTTTAAAGATTAGAAATAAATATTTAAAAGAGGGAAACTATAAAAATGAAATGTTTTCCATATATCAAGAAGAATTTATAAAATATGGTGCTAGATTAATAAAAAAAAGATTGGAATATATAAAAAATATTTCTATAATTTTAAATTTAAACTACAGGAAACTTTTTGATAACAAAAAAGAATTATCTTTAAAATATAGTTCTTTTTTAGGAGATATAAAAAAAATAGACTTAAAATATATAGAAGATTTATTTAGAGAGAAAATAAAAGAGGAATTTTTTAAAGAAATAAGATATGGATATTCTAATGTTGGACCTCAAAAAGATGATTTTTTATTTTTATTAGATGAAAGAGAAGCTAAATCTTTTTCTTCTCAAGGTGAAAAAAAATCTATAATATTTTCATTAAAGCTTTCTGAAATAGATATGATATTAAAAGAAAAAAAAGAAAATCCAATATTTTTGATAGATGATGTATCTTCTTATTTTGATTCTATTAGAAAAGAAAATATTTTAGAATATTTGAAAAAAAGAGATATACAAGTAATTATAACTTCAACAGATAAAATGGATATAGAAGCTCAAATTTTTTATGTAAAAGCAGGAGAAATTTATGAGAATTGTTGA
- the yaaA gene encoding S4 domain-containing protein YaaA, whose product MEKITINTEFIKLDQFLKWVGIAETGSHAKDMIAEEQVKVNGEVETRRGKKLYPGDKVEAFGKTFVIE is encoded by the coding sequence ATGGAAAAAATAACTATAAATACAGAATTTATAAAATTAGACCAATTTTTAAAATGGGTTGGAATTGCTGAAACAGGTTCTCATGCTAAAGATATGATAGCTGAAGAACAAGTAAAAGTAAATGGAGAAGTAGAAACTAGAAGAGGAAAAAAATTATATCCAGGAGATAAGGTAGAAGCTTTTGGAAAAACATTTGTTATAGAATAA
- a CDS encoding ACT domain-containing protein produces MTTLYIKARYTPWTLSRLMGLTSRLGILIKNISLNVEEKNSTISISFEEELNKSTHLKKQIERLVDVFEVREA; encoded by the coding sequence ATGACAACACTTTATATAAAGGCAAGATACACACCATGGACATTGAGTAGATTAATGGGACTTACAAGTAGGTTAGGAATTTTAATAAAAAATATATCTCTTAATGTTGAAGAAAAAAATTCAACAATATCTATTTCTTTTGAAGAAGAATTAAATAAATCTACTCACTTAAAAAAACAAATAGAAAGATTAGTAGATGTGTTTGAAGTAAGAGAAGCATAA
- the ilvB gene encoding biosynthetic-type acetolactate synthase large subunit, with protein MKITGARILLEVLKREGVDTIFGYPGGKVIPIYNELFDFEGISHIFTRHEQGASHSADGYARATGKVGVCLSTSGPGATNLVTGIMTAFMDSIPLLAITGQVGTKEIGTDGFQESDIMEITMPITKHNFLIRSIEEIVPVVKEAIYLTLEGRQGPVLVDFPSDIQTLTMEVEEFEKLYKKDIKKFPKEELDSVDEIVEIINSSKRPLILAGGGCKKSKEKLKAFSEKINSPIAFTLMGLGILNHKLSLGMLGMHGSVPANLAVTEADVLIALGMRFDDRVTCNLETFAPNAKVIHVDIDYAEINKNKQCTHLVGDVKEFLKKITPLVNKKEFSYWNEKVENWKEQNPFTYEKDLSIIKPQEVIEEISNLMKDAIVVTDVGQHQMWTAQFYDLHNPLCTSGGGGTMGFGLPAAIGAKIGRPDKNVVAIVGDGGIQMTSQELMTVFQYKVPIKIVIINNSYLGMVRQWQELFYDKRYSSVDMHCNPDFVLLGQAYGIKSIRIENPKDLRKVLEENLFTDEPVLFDVRVAEEENVFPMVPAKGNLNEMILK; from the coding sequence ATGAAAATTACAGGAGCTAGAATTTTATTAGAAGTTTTAAAAAGAGAAGGAGTAGATACAATATTTGGATATCCTGGAGGAAAAGTAATTCCAATATATAATGAATTATTTGACTTTGAAGGAATAAGCCATATATTTACAAGACATGAACAAGGGGCTAGTCATAGTGCTGATGGTTATGCTAGAGCTACTGGAAAAGTTGGAGTATGTTTATCTACTTCAGGTCCTGGAGCTACAAATTTAGTAACAGGAATAATGACAGCTTTTATGGATTCTATTCCTCTTTTGGCTATAACAGGACAAGTTGGAACTAAGGAAATAGGAACAGATGGATTCCAAGAGTCTGATATAATGGAAATAACAATGCCTATAACAAAACATAACTTTTTAATAAGAAGTATTGAAGAGATAGTTCCTGTAGTAAAAGAAGCAATCTATTTAACTTTAGAGGGAAGACAAGGACCTGTACTTGTAGATTTCCCTTCAGATATTCAAACATTAACTATGGAAGTAGAAGAATTTGAAAAATTATATAAAAAAGATATAAAAAAATTCCCTAAAGAAGAGTTAGATTCAGTAGATGAAATAGTGGAAATAATAAATTCTAGTAAAAGACCTCTAATTTTAGCTGGTGGAGGATGTAAAAAAAGTAAGGAGAAATTAAAGGCTTTTTCAGAAAAAATAAATTCTCCAATAGCTTTTACTTTAATGGGGTTAGGAATCTTAAATCATAAATTATCTTTAGGAATGTTAGGAATGCATGGAAGTGTACCAGCTAACTTAGCTGTTACAGAGGCTGATGTATTGATAGCTCTAGGAATGAGATTTGATGATAGAGTAACTTGTAATCTAGAAACTTTTGCTCCTAATGCTAAGGTTATACATGTGGATATTGATTATGCTGAGATAAATAAAAATAAACAATGTACTCATCTAGTAGGAGATGTAAAGGAATTTTTGAAAAAGATTACTCCACTTGTAAATAAAAAAGAGTTTTCTTATTGGAATGAAAAAGTAGAAAATTGGAAAGAACAAAATCCTTTTACATATGAAAAAGATTTGAGTATTATAAAACCTCAAGAAGTTATTGAAGAGATAAGTAACTTAATGAAAGATGCTATTGTAGTTACAGATGTAGGTCAACATCAAATGTGGACAGCACAATTTTATGATTTACACAATCCACTTTGTACTTCTGGTGGTGGAGGAACAATGGGATTTGGACTTCCAGCAGCTATAGGGGCAAAAATTGGAAGACCAGATAAAAATGTAGTAGCTATTGTTGGAGATGGAGGAATACAAATGACATCTCAAGAGTTAATGACAGTATTTCAATATAAAGTACCAATTAAGATAGTTATTATTAATAATTCATATTTAGGAATGGTTAGACAATGGCAAGAATTATTTTATGATAAAAGATATTCTTCAGTAGATATGCATTGTAATCCTGATTTTGTTTTATTAGGACAAGCTTATGGAATAAAATCTATAAGAATAGAAAATCCAAAAGATTTAAGAAAGGTTTTAGAAGAAAATTTATTTACAGATGAACCTGTATTATTTGATGTAAGAGTTGCTGAAGAGGAAAATGTATTTCCTATGGTTCCAGCAAAAGGAAATTTAAATGAAATGATTTTGAAATAG